The DNA region CGAATCTCATACtgattcttcctcctatTATGGTAGCAAGTATTATTGTCGTTGGTAACTGATACACGCGTTCGTTGTATACGGCCAACCATAACTTGATGACACAAAGCCAGCCGTTGGTTTATTCCACTACAATACAATGTAAGACTGCCCCACAATCCTTTAGACCTCCCATGATGCATACTGATCATCTATCTTCCCTTCACGGTGCTACAAGTCCGCCTTCAGGCTCTCTATGCTAATCAATATTTGCAATGTCCCTTCCATCTGGCATACGGCACCACATCTCTCACATTACCCAAGCCAGTCACCCATCCAACCCATCTATCCCATCCCATACCCCAACCCCCATGGGGCACACTTCCGTACTTTCTTAAGTCAAGATACCAATTatattcttcctttttcatccCCATTTCTTCGATCGCATGAGTGAGTTCAGTCAAACGATGCTCACGAAGAGAGCCGCCAGCCATCTCACCCCAGTGAGGAAATAGAAGGTCAAAGCATTCCACCGTTGAACCTTGCGATGCGTGGGTTTTTTCGTTTTCTAtggtggaaggggtggGGAGCATGTAAAAGGGCTTTAGCTCCTTGGGATACCTCGTCACAAATACCGGTCCGTTGAAATGCGCCGCCAAAAGCTTTTCGTGATCTGTGGATATTCCTTGACCCCATAAAGGTGGTGGGGATATCGTAGAGGGCGAATCGGCGtgcaaagaagaaagtaGCTCAAGAGCCGACGTGTAGGTAATACGGGTGAAAGGCTTGTCCATTACCAGTTGCAAATGATATAAGGGGTCTGCGAATTCCTGAGCCGGATCAATCACAGATCCAAGGTCATCAACATCGCGAAGAGACTTGGCGACGATACTCAAGTCGTCCCTcaacctctttccccttttttcACCATTCAATATATTCCCAACAGTACTTTTCACACCTTCCTCAACTACGCTCAACAGTCCATCCAAATCATTTTCCCAAGCGACTTCGGCTTCAAGCATATGAAATTCGGATAAATGTCTAGATGTCAATGAGGGTTCAGCTCGAAAAGAGGGAGATAGGGTGTAGGTTCGGGAGAGCGCATGCGTGGGAGCTTCAAGGTGCAGTTGAGCTGAAACAGTGAGATGGACTGGATGAGGGAAGAATGGCTGAGGAGAGCTAGATGACGACGGAGGTGGGTGATCAACGATGGTGAAGACTTCTCCAGCGCCTTCACAATCCGACCCAGTCAGTATTGGCGTGTGAACGTGGACAAAATCGTGACTCTTCAAGTCGTCAGCAGCAACAATGAACTGCATCAGGAAATACTAACCTCGAACCAATCATGCCAGTCTCGAGCTAACGCATCCCGTATCCGCATGACTGCCGCTGTTTGAGACGTCCGGAATCTCAGATGGGCATTATCCCGAAGGACTGAAGCAGGTAGCGACTTCTTCTGAATGGGATAGGCCTATCCTTACTCTACTAGTGAGAAGATTTGCGTAGATAATGGATAACGGTGAATGACACACCTCGGCATCACATGTACCCAGCACTTGGGcatcttcaacaacaagtTCGACATCTTGTCCTCGCCCTCGTGACTGCTCTAATCTTCCTTTGAGCTTGGCACTAGCCCCGATACTCAAACTAGGTTAAAAAAATTAAACTCGTTTCATTGGCAAAAATATAACAATGGctcggatgatgatgagaaaTTGGCGAGAGCGGCATGTAACAGACAGCTTACCCTTCGGCCttgctctttcctttcaaCACCGCTTGAATATTCTCGCCAGTGCTACCATCGCTCACTTCCACAAATGCCACATTCTTGTGAGCCCTCACAGACTTGATCCATCCATTAACTTCCACAGGCTCGTTCGCGCATGATACCGTTTCAAGGtgagtggtggaagagacaGACGGAAGAGTGGAACGACGCGAAGAGAGCAAAGAGCGGATAGTCGGAGGGAGGGACGAAAGCCTGCGCTGAGTTGAGCGCATGGCCTATAGAGAAACGGATGTActgagagatggatgagggaATTTCAAACTTATGAATTGCTAAAACTCACGTATTGATCTGCTTCTATCTATGTCATATCCCATTAGAAATAAAACCATCCTGTGTCCTATTACGTACGCACAGGAAGCAAGCGGAAATAAGAAATTACGTACGCACGTGTCTAGGCTCGGCACTAGCCCAtcgacggacattggcCGGTCTCTGACGAGGCACGAAGTTCTGAGGAGGGGCTTGTCACAAGCACTAAATGCATGTATTATATGCTGCTTCTGTTTCTACTGCTTCGCTTGGGAGGTCTGGAAgtttcatcatctctctATGTCTAAGTTTATCATCGTGATCTCAGCTCCATACTCTCTTTTCTGTCAATGGGCAGCCTTTTGTTTCTAGTAACATCAACTCGCACATTGTTTGTATGTTGTCGTCATTAAAGGATGAGACATTCCGAAGCTAGGAATCTGCATAGAAGGGTCTTCCAcattctctcccttcccatcGGGATTGAAGATATAGTGCATACCGATTTCAGTCTGCTGGATCCGGCAAAATTGAAATCAGCTTCTTTCCAATATTACCTAGTAAGGGACCTTGTTTCATGCCAAAATCCGATACTTGCCTCATAAGGGACATCACTACCAGTACCACCGCTCTCAGGGTTGACCTTCGTCATTGTAATAGGACCTGCTGCCTTTTGAATGGATCTGCTTATGGCAGGCTCCTTTTTCGGCCCAACTGACGGCGCCTTGCTCCCTGATACTTTCTCGTTAGAAacctctttttccctcaCCACCTTCAGCTTCGTTAGCTCTTTTTCGTTGGTTGAGTCACTGTTGGAAATTGTTTGGGAAAAGCTtgaagacgacgatgaagaattaGAAAGGATTGTAGAAAGTTTTTCCCCCTGGGGTATAGGATGATTTAACTCTTGGGAAACGATTTGGAACGAATAGAAGAGAAGTAGTAGGAACCCAAGGGTCATGTTCACTATCCTCAAAAATTAGTCTTGTGATCCATACgtggtgaggaagaaaggtaGTTCTACTCGAGCTGATGCCAATGATCGTCACCAAATTTTTGGTCCTACATAACTTCCGTCTTTGTCTGCGAGATAAATTTGTTAAATGTAAGGAATGTTTCTATCTGGCTGTGAACAACACCCACCTGTCCTCTACGGCCTGCTTACTCGCTTTACTTTCGTTGATCTTCGCAATCTCTTGGTTTCCCTTgccctcctctcttttaGGTGTGGACGTTACTGTCGCAGGTTCTCCTGATGCCGTTCCTTTTTTCGACGATAACTTCTGCTTGCCTGCGGTCATGCTATCTTTTCCTAGTTCTTTTTCactttctcccttctctgTTTTTCCTTTCAATTTCTTCTCAGTTTCTGGTTTTGGCTTCATGTTCTCCTCAGaaccttcctcttcctcgactTTTCCAAGTCTCACCCTATTAAAATGACCCCTTATCATAATAGTCAGCGTGTTCGATTGAGTTGCCAGCTCTGAACTTGTAATGGACAATGGCGCACAATTGAAGATGAGTCCCTTTCTCCCACCATagctcctttccttcgcTTGCTGCCTTCCCCATAGGAAAGGGCCATGGCATCATCTTGTTTAACCTTGTAGCCAGAAAGGCCGAAGGGTGAGCCCTCAAATCGTCCCAAGGTgaaatctcttcttctttctttgtCTCTTCCTTAGAaatttctcttttcttccctgcTGTAGGTTTATCTTCTTTGACTGAGGGCGTCTtattctcttccacctgGGTGCTAGGAACGGGTACGAAGGTGTTCCAGACGATTGCGACTCTACAATTGATAAGCTTTAAATATTTTATAAGGCCATAAAGCTTGAAGACAGGAACGTACAGAAGGAAGGCTGTGACCATATGAACATACGTGACATGTATTGGTGGTACTCCCGGTAGTAACCCGAGCATTTGAACGACTTTATGTGAGTCAGACTGCCGACCAATGATGTATGACCTAACGTAGTTGGAGCTTACGAAGTGCActaatgatgatgaagagtcCCCATTTTAAGGCGGGATCTGCAACATACCTGTAGAATATTAGGGGCTGCTTCAAATATGAgacttccatcttcttaATGTGCTTACCACACACGGTCTACAGCCGGAATAAGGGATGGCATGACATTGGCAGCCATGAATAAGACTAGGCCGAGCATTAACAGTGCGTAGATGGGAGATGTTCCTCCATTTTCGTCCACAGGGATGTATGTGTGGTAAGTGTAAGGTTGGGAAATATGATGGTACACAGGGTACGTCATATCAAGTACTAGAGTACGACCATTGCAAGCTTGCACTCATCAGATATGATTTCTGAAGGTCAGTCAGTCAATCAGTTTATGACCAAGTTTGCAACCTCAAACTAGCATCAAAGGATGGCCATTGAAAGGTTTCTCATTCTGTTTGCTGCATCGGTCTATCAGGGGGTTGTTTGACCATATACGAAAGCTCTGAAAGTCGTGCAACCTTTGAGACTGACCTATCGTCTGGCCATAAGCTTATCAACATGCTCTCTCACACTTTCTTCCCATTCGTACCATGTAACAGAGGAGTACCAGTCGTTTCGGACCATGCACTCCGCCTGTCTGACATTCGGTCGTCCATCTTATCAACATTTGTCAGCTACTACGGAAAGATCCCGACAAGGAAAAATAAAACCTGTCAGACTTACCCCTGAtaccttcctttccctgaGGTAAAACCTTCATACAACGGAGCACTCCCTCAAAGGTGAATCCCATCCTTTTGGATGCTGCTTGGCTGGCGGAGTTAAGAGTCGTAGTGAGCCACTGACACCTCCTGAGCCCCAGTCCACCCTGAGAAGGGTGATCGAGGATGCGATGCATGATCAGACCGGAACAGTGGGTTTGCACGTGCGTCCTCTAGTTGAAATCATCATGATAAGCTATACCCAATTCCCATGGCAGGGTTCTTACATGGTATGGAGGCAGAATGGTGATATAGCCGGGCTCTGAAATCATAGCCTGATAGCTCGAGTTGATCATCCCGATGATCCCTGCAAATTCGTAATCTTCCGGAGCAACTTTTTTGTCCTGGGAATTGGGTGGTTCCGAGAAGATGGCAAAAAATTGAGAGTCCTTGAGATCGTGTCAGAGATtccttggagaagagatgtcGGTTTGTACCCACGGAAGGTGCCCTGCAGGTAGTCTCTATCCAAACAAGTACGTCACCCAAGTCTTCAAAGGGTTTGACACCGAGCCACCTCAATACCTCTGGGTATTTTGTCACACCATCATAAATGAGTTGGGCATGGAGAGATGGCTGATGGAATTATGCTCAGCATGAGATTTGTTCTCCAGATAGATAAGGGCTGGACGTACTACCAGCGGCCTGAGCTCGACTCGATCTGACCTGAGCTCCTTGACTTCGAAGACGTAGTTGAAGTCATACTGGTCTGGGGGGGTGGTGAGGTGTATATCCTTTGGGAGATTGCTGAAGGGATGTTGGTAGGAGTTGAGGTATGACATTGCGCGGGAGATGACGGTCCATTGCCGTCTCACGTTCGGCTAATTTAATACTGCTCTGCGAGTCGGATATTCCCCCCTCCCCAACGCTAACCGACGATAAGCACAACCGACTTCGACTCGGCGAGGACTGCTAGTTCTCTTGAAATAACCGAGATGTTCAAAACAAGTCCAGTCCGGCATCAATGCATTCAAATACTTGTTATACCACTGACTTGCTCTGAATGCTATACCATAACACGCCAATACTACTGTACAATGTCAAAATCCGCGCTTGAGGCCAACATTCTACACCCAGCATTCAGCGCTCATGTACTAAAAATCCCAATCTCTAGATGGCGGTGTTCCGTTTGTACTCCCCTAATGTCTTTCTCTTTGgggctcttcttccattggAAGCGTCTCctgccatctcttctccacttccGTTCCCCGGAACGCTTCATGCAGAACTTGTCGCACATCTTCAACGAAAACAAATTCGATTCCGCCCTTGACGGACTCTGGAACGTTCTCGTCAATGTCTGGTTTACATCCCGCAGGAACGATGAGCTCTGTTGAGTTGTACTTGGTCAGCGGCGTATGACTCTTAGCTATGGGA from Cryptococcus neoformans var. neoformans B-3501A chromosome 4, whole genome shotgun sequence includes:
- a CDS encoding hypothetical protein (Match to ESTs gb|CF185552.1|CF185552, gb|CF185551.1|CF185551), which translates into the protein MSYLNSYQHPFSNLPKDIHLTTPPDQYDFNYVFEVKELRSDRVELRPLVPSLHAQLIYDGVTKYPEVLRWLGVKPFEDLGDVLVWIETTCRAPSDSQFFAIFSEPPNSQDKKVAPEDYEFAGIIGMINSSYQAMISEPGYITILPPYHRTHVQTHCSGLIMHRILDHPSQGGLGLRRCQWLTTTLNSASQAASKRMGFTFEGVLRCMKVLPQGKEGIRDGRPNVRQAECMVRNDWYSSVTWYEWEESVREHVDKLMARR
- a CDS encoding hypothetical protein (HMMPfam hit to tRNA-synt_2, tRNA synthetases class II (D, K and N), score: 252.9, E(): 5.6e-73; HMMPfam hit to tRNA_anti, OB-fold nucleic acid binding domain, score: 57.2, E(): 4.4e-14); its protein translation is MRSTQRRLSSLPPTIRSLLSSRRSTLPSVSSTTHLETVSCANEPVEVNGWIKSVRAHKNVAFVEVSDGSTGENIQAVLKGKSKAEGLSIGASAKLKGRLEQSRGRGQDVELVVEDAQVLGTCDAEAYPIQKKSLPASVLRDNAHLRFRTSQTAAVMRIRDALARDWHDWFESHDFVHVHTPILTGSDCEGAGEVFTIVDHPPPSSSSSPQPFFPHPVHLTVSAQLHLEAPTHALSRTYTLSPSFRAEPSLTSRHLSEFHMLEAEVAWENDLDGLLSVVEEGVKSTVGNILNGEKRGKRLRDDLSIVAKSLRDVDDLGSVIDPAQEFADPLYHLQLVMDKPFTRITYTSALELLSSLHADSPSTISPPPLWGQGISTDHEKLLAAHFNGPVFVTRYPKELKPFYMLPTPSTIENEKTHASQGSTVECFDLLFPHWGEMAGGSLREHRLTELTHAIEEMGMKKEEYNWYLDLRKYGSVPHGGWGMGWDRWVGWVTGLGNVRDVVPYARWKGHCKY